The following are from one region of the Cervus canadensis isolate Bull #8, Minnesota chromosome 23, ASM1932006v1, whole genome shotgun sequence genome:
- the TTR gene encoding transthyretin, translating to MASFRLFLLCLSGLVFVSEAGPPGAGEPKCPLMVKVLDAVRGSPAADVGVKVFKKAADETWEPFASGKTSESGELHRLTTEDKFVEGLYKVELDTKSYWKSLGITPFHEYAEVVFTANDSGLRHYTIAALLSPYSYSTTALVSSPKE from the exons ATGGCTTCCTTCCGTCTGTTCCTCCTTTGCCTCTCTGGACTGGTGTTTGTGTCTGAGGCTGGCCCTCCG GGCGCTGGTGAACCCAAGTGTCCTCTGATGGTCAAGGTCCTGGATGCCGTCCGGGGCAGTCCTGCTGCGGATGTGGGTGTGAAGGTGTTCAAGAAGGCTGCTGACGAGACCTGGGAGCCATTTGCCTCGGG GAAAACCAGTGAATCTGGAGAGCTCCACAGGCTCACCACAGAGGACAAATTTGTAGAAGGACTATACAAAGTGGAATTAGACACCAAATCCTACTGGAAGTCACTTGGCATTACCCCATTCCATGAATATGCAGAG GTGGTGTTCACAGCCAACGACTCTGGCCTCCGCCACTACACCATCGCCGCCCTGCTCAGCCCCTACTCATACTCCACCACCGCCCTGGTCAGCAGTCCCAAGGAGTGA